One Glycine max cultivar Williams 82 chromosome 8, Glycine_max_v4.0, whole genome shotgun sequence genomic window, ACTTTTGCACCTGCTATAAAAATGGTAACAGTACGCATAGTGTTAGCCGTAGCAACCACAGGAGCTTGGGAATTACATTAGATGGATGTGCACAATGCATTTATGATCACACCTAGATAGAGGGGTGCGTTGAAAGTCCCACATGACGGGTAGCCATGAGGAAAAATGGGGCATGTTGAAGTCCCACATCGAATAAAGATAGTGTCGAGATAAACTATATAAAGTGGGAAGCAATCCTCACCTTAGAAGTCGATTTTGTAGGGTTAAGTTAAGCTCAAACCCACTTTctgacatggtatcagagctcatCCTAAATGGATCCCTATGTTTGTCACGCTTTAGGCAGGTAGCCTTGAGCATGAGGGGAGGTGTGACCATACCTAGATAGAGGGGTGTGTTGAAAGTCCTACATGGTGGGTAGCCATGAGGAAAAATGGGGCATGTTGAAGTCTCACATTAAATAAGGATAGTGCCGAGATAAACTATATAAAGTGGGGAACAATTCTCACCTTACAAGTCGGTTTTGTAGAATTGAGTCAAGCGCAAACCCACTTTTGACACTTATcctctttcctttttaatataaaaaattacgttttgaaattaatttaaatatatatcttatttatgtttaatattactttttttatcaaaattaattctatttaattttaaaacaatgagatagaaaattaaaaatattagtactacaattctaaaagaaaaaggataataattttattatagatTAAAGGTGTTTTGTAAAATCAATgaataaattagtaaaaaaaatttgaaaaactaaCTAAAGACTAAAAGGTAATAATTActtgattgaattaaaattatttagtaaaactAACTATTATCTACATCTTATTAAACGAACATGGGAaatccttttttctttgtagGTATTGAGAGCGGAAGCGACTCCGGTAAGGAGCTGTCGGATGGTGGAGGACAACAGAAACGCACTTCGTTTAGAGATCTGATGATGGGCCAAAAAGCACCAGTGGCACCTAGACCTAAGGTGGACCTTTTGAAGTACGAAGATGGTAATCACTTGAAGCCAAAAGTTCATTTGGACAAGAAGGTTGTGGAAGGTTTATCTACCCCTTGGCAAGACGCGTTGGTGATCAAGCTTTTGGAGAAATTTGTTGGTTTTAATACTATGAAGGATAGGCTCACAAGGCTATTGAAATTTTGGATATTTATCTTGAATATTTCATGGTCAAGTTTGATAATGAGAATGACAGAAGGAAGGTTATGGAGGATGGTCCTTGGATGTTGTTTGatcattatttaattgtttaaacATGATCTCCATCGTTCCTTTCTCCTAAAGCATAAATAGAGAAGACACTCGTAAGGGTACATTTTCTGGGGCTAAATATTGTGTTTTATGATGAAAGCATACTATTGGCAATGCCAACAACGATAGGGATGCCAATGAAGGTGAATTCTAATACTCTAGATGTACGACGTAGTCATTTTGCAAGAGTATGTGTTGAAATTGACTTGAGTGTTCCAGTTGTAGGGAGATTTTGGCTTCAAGATCATTGGTATCGAGTTGAATAGGAAGGCCTCCATAGGATTTGTGCTACATGCGGCTACTATGGACACTTTGCGAGAGAGTGTAAAAAAACTCTAGTAACTATCTCGGGGAAGCATCCAACTCAAAAAGATATTGGTTTGCCGACAAAGGAGGGAGACAAGAGTACGACAATGCCGCCAGAAACCCTAGTTGCTAATCCAAGGAATGTTTCAACCAACAATTCTGCAACTAGGGCCCCACAAATAGATGATGCATTACATGGTGAGTGGTTGGtggtaacaagaaaaaaaaagagaaatgtatatgcacaaaaaaagaaagaaagaatatgcttTAATGGGAAATCATGAAAGTAAGAAAACAAATTGGAGAGAGAAAATATTCATCCTAGACTGAATATTCCTTCCATATTTTCAGAGTGTCATATTTTGATCTAGTGGGGCCATCAAATAATGCAACCACCAATCACTAGAAAAAGCCAATTgggaatatgaaaaataaaagatcttgAAAGGATTTTTTTCATGCCTATACCTTTGATGATTCAAAATGCTACTAAATTGGCCTCTGCAAGAAACACTAAGGGGGACCCACATATCAGTCACAAGCAAAGGGAACCAAACATTCAACACATGGGACCAATTCAACATGTTATGCATGGTGTTGGTGAAGGTATCGAGCCCACAACGTTCTTACAACAAAATGTGAATGTTGAAACCAGTTTGAACATGGATGAAGACACAATTGCTCCACAGGCAGATATGGAAGTGGTGCCCTCATCTATTCCTCAAGAAACTCATAGCTCAGGCCAACAAAGTTAAAGTTGGCATCATGATCCACTTTATGAGTATAATTTGTATGGATTGTTTTAAAGATATATCTCTCATATCGTGGAACATTCGTGGTGCAGTTGGTTGCTGCACCTGGTGAAATATCAGTGAGTTGGTTTGTCAATATCAtccctctttctttttaatttatgaaactcATACTCTTTTTTGTAATGTTGAAAAGAAATGGGATTCCCTAGGTAATCATGCTTTGCTTCTCCAACAAGCAAATGATCATTCAGGTGGTATTTGGGTTCTTACTAATATCTTTGATGTTGTTTTCACCTTGGTTGAAAAGTTTAGTTAGTCTATTACGTTCAAGATCCAACGTCTTGACTTATTCTGGTTTTGTTCAGCTATTTATGTTTCCCCTAATCCAACACTGTGTACTCAAGTGTGGGATCATCTTATGGCCTTGGGTGATACCATTACAGGCCCTTGGATAATGGTACGGGATTTTAATGTTGGACCATGAGTTGAAATCGGGTTTGTACACCTGGAGCAAGAACGTCCAAAATGGAGGACATGTTCGTAAAAAGCTTGATAGATGTTTATATAATCCTCAATGGCGCAtaacttttcttcattctttggtGGAAGTTCCGCCAAACCATAACTCTGACCATAACCCCTTTTGGTGAGTTGTAAAAAGGTAGCgatgaggaaaaataaaatattatttttcaagcaGCGTGGACTTTTCATCCTGACTAtggtgttgttgttgaaaaTACTTGGAAAACTAATCATGGTATTGTGGGTCATAAGTTGAAGCATATTAAGACCAAATCCCTTGAGTTCAATGAAAAGGTTTTTGGTAACATTTTTCATAGAAAGAGACATTTGGATGCTAAGCTAAAAGGGATCTATAGAGATTTGGATTTGTCTTATGATCATGAATTAGCAAAGTTTGACAAGGAGCTTCAACGTCAATATAATCATGTTATTGCTCAGTAGGAGATGTTGTGGTTCCAAACTCTAGAGAAAATTAGGTTAAGTATGGGAAtaagaatacaaaaaaaatttgatactCAAACCATCATTAGAAAAAGGAGAAATAAAGTCAGAGGTTTGGATATTGAAGAGATTTGGGGCACTAACGAGGAATTGTTAAAGAGGGAAGCAATAATGATTTCTTCTAGGAGTTGTTTCAAAGTAATGATGTTTGTCAACCTTAGAGCTTGCGCCTTGATAATATACCTGATATTGGTGATGTGTTGCATGAGGATTTGGTTAGCTTGGTCACTATGAATGAGGTTAAACAATCAGTTTTTGGTATGAGCCCTTATAAAGCTCCTAGACCTGATGGGTTTCAACCCATTTTCTTTAGGAACTATTAGGACATTATTGCTTTTGATATTTGGGAGATGGTGGCCACAACCTTCTCTACAGGACATATTCCACCAGGTTTGGCTGCAACTCTTATCGTTCCTATTCCTAAAGTTGATTAGCCATTTTCCTTAAAAGGCTTTTGTCCTATTAGTCTTTGTAATGtgtctttgaaaattatttctaaattgTTGGTTAATTGTATCCAATCtcacttgaataattttataGGATCCTTACAAAGTAGTTTTATTCCAAAGAGAATGACTAATGATAATGCGATTATAGCTCAGGAAATAGCCCATCATATGTATATGAAAAAGGGAAAATAGGTTACTTGATGCTCAAAATTGACTTTGAGAAAGCCTATGATAGAATTGACTGGGGTATTTTGAAGGTTACTCTTGAAGAGTTTGGCTTTCCTCAACAAACCATTGATCTCATTTTGAGTTGTACAAGTGAAGCTTCTCTTTCTCTAAAGTGGAACAATGATACCCTGGACTCTTTTGCACCTACTAGATGATTGAGATAGGGAAATCCCATGTCGTCACACCTGTTTGTTCTGTGTATGTAGAAATTGGGTTTATTGATTCATTCAAAAGTCTCCTCCAATCAGTGGCAGTCTATATCAGTATCTAGGAATGGCCCAAAAGTTTCTCACCTATTCTTCGTTGatgattgtctgttgtttataAAGGCGACCTATGAGATAGCAAGGATATACAAGCAAGTTCTTGATGCTTTTTGTTTAACTGTTGgctttaaaattaatgttagcAAATATAAATTCTTAGCTTCTAAGAATGTTCCAAGAAGGAAAATTACTCGCTTTGAGAATATTTTTGAGTTTAACCATACTCAACAAATTGATAAATACCTAGGCTTCCCTATCCTTATgggtagaataaaaaaaaatctgattttgGCTTCCTGCTAGAGAGAATTCAAGGAAGATTGGTTGGACGAAAAAACGAGCTCCTTAATAGGGTGGGTCTATAACCTTGGCCAAATCTGTGTTGGCCACTATTCCTCATTATGTCATGCAAAATTGTTGGTTGCCTGAAGGAATTTGTGAAAGCATTGATATTATAGTTTGTAGATTTATTTAGGGAAAACCTAGTTCCCATTGGGGTCAATAGGGAAAATGTAACTCAACCCAAAAGATTTGAGGGCCTAGGGGTGCGATCTACTAGGAACATAAACATATGTCTTTTGGGAAAACATGTATAGAGTTTAATCAATGATAAAGAGCGCTTATGGGTTCAGATGCTTCAtgcaaaatatttgttttccaAGTAGGGTTTGTTGCAtgatcttatttttttcctggGCTTCCATAATCAAAGCTGCCGAAATCTTAAAGGATGGATTCATTATCCGAATTGGCAAAGGTGAAGTGTCCCTTTGGTATGATAAGTGGTTGGAATTCGGTTATCTATCTAAAGAGGTTGATTATATTAATATCATGGACACTGCACTTCAAGTTAAGGGCGGGTGTAATGAAGCTGGTTGGAACTTTGTTATGCCGCAACCATTCCGGATGATGTCAAACAAATTATGAGGTCCACATTTTTCAACATGGACATATCAGATGATATTATTTGGTCCCCTGCACGGGATGACATTTATTCAGCAAAATCCACCTGCTAGTGGCTCATTAGGGTGATGTTTCCACAAGTAATACCCATGGAGATTCTTGGTCCTGGCTATGgacgaaaaaaaaatatcaaattgttTCCTTGGCTTTCTACTAAAGAAAGCCTTCCTACTAACATGTTTTGTAACTATAGACACTTGTCTATGGTTTCTCTTTGTAACAAGTGTGCACTATTGCAAAAATGACATATGATGACGATTCTTAAGCATATTCAAAAACAAttcaaaaccgtcttagaaaaatgtatccttctaagacggttcttagctAAGAACCATCTTGGAAGAGTACCCTTCTAAGATGCTTGTTatctaaaaatcatcttagaatatagatcattctaagacggttctttaaACATCCGTCTTAGAatggtttattaaaaaaaaactaaatcgggtgaattctaagacagtttttgtATACATTctcaaaaaatcatcttagaatgtagacattttaagacgatttttcaaaaaactattttaggatgttatatatatatatatatatatagaggtagaGCTCTAAAAATTTTCGGACAAGGACCTGCAAATGTCACATGATTAGCCTTCAGAACTTTCTAACttctacacacacacacacacacacacatatattaaCAAAACACGGTGAATGGACTTACTGGTTCCCAAAAGCCAAAACCACTAATAGTctggagaaaatgaaaaaaaatattagatattaAATGAGTTGCCAACCCTGCCAATCCCAATGCTTTAGGCAAAAACTGCTACTAAGCAACCTAGTCCACCTCCTATAATAGTTCCTAGTCCACGATTGAAGCCCTTTCCAAGTGTGGATCCTAAAttgtttgattatatatatatatatatatatatatatatatatatatatatatatatatatatatatatatatatatatatatatatatattgcattaatttttaacataagagttaattgaattgaattttgcTGAAAGTAGGTACCTGCAGAGGTTCAGTGGAGGACATGTTTCCAAGCTGGTTCCAACTGCATCAATAATTACTACTTTAATGCTACACAaatgcatacatatatattttataataacaacatacaaaaaattaaaaagcagcAAGTGTGTTTTAAGCAAACAAACCTGGCCCATTTGCTATGCTCCACAAGTTTCCATGTCCTGGGTTTTGGGATGTTACAAGGTCCTACACTAGAATACCATATACTTGTAATCTCACAATTCACCTCCAAAACCACACAATATAATCTGGGTCCacttattctttttattaattcaagaaTGATACATTAATTCTTGAGCCAGTGTTAAgcatgaataataaataaatgaatgagtACCTTGATTAATTCAAGAATATGTAAACACAAAGAATTCAAATGCAATGTAATAAGCATTGACATAGGTTTCCATAGACATAGTTACCTTCAATAGCTATAGAACCTAGCTTGGTGGCAAATAGAGATGATAGAGTACCAAGAAATCCACCCATTGGTGTACGTGCAACACCAACAATACAAACATctatagaaatcaaacatatgAAGTCAACTACCAAATAAAAGGATATATAAACACTCTATATCTATACAAGCCAAAATGTTTCATGAAAGACATCTTGGCTTGATTGAATATGAAGATGTTTATGCTACTGGAGCCATTGATGGATGAAAATGGAATCAGCAATCCAAAAGATTAAATACGAACACATTTAGGTATAATTCTCAAGCTAACATGGCAAAATCTTTGAGAACTAATTCCATGTACGATCAGAAAATGCATAGCACAAATTGATCCCATAATATTTAACCAtttagaaatttgaaaagaaaagaagtagcTCAAGATTATAGGAATGTTCCTTCTTGGTTGTTTctcatataaatagaaaaataggaacaaataatcaagaaaaaatgATAGTGATGTGGTTGTAAGAGAAACGCGGATCTGATAAAGTGTTAagcaaattaaagaagaagCTTACGAGgcgaaaaagagagagatagcTTGACTGTCGTCGTTCGAAAATGAAGGAGAAGTGAATAATGGTCGCACCATATATTGATATGAGTGTGAGTGCTTATATATGGCCTCACCACAGCCCACGACTTACGCATACCTTTTAATATAGAATGTCCAAGTGCAAATCCTTgataatgaaaatgaagaagctGAGTTTGTCGTCGTTGGCACCAACGAGGAAGGAAACGACAACGTTTGGACTGTTAGGGTAATAGAGGAGGTGGAGGCGCGCGATTGCGAGGAAGAGGGAAGTGGCATCATTTTGATTGGGGAAAGAGAAGAAGGAGGCAACTGAGGAAGCGGTGGAGGGGAGAATGGAGTAAGGATAGGAAGTGAGGAGGAAGCGGGAGGGAAAAAGATGCGGAGGGAGATGGAGACAGGGTACGAGAAAGGGGGAAGAGAAGAGAACGGAGAGGGAATTAGGGTTACAGTTAAGTTGAAGAGGAAGGGGCCGAGAGGGAGAGAATGGGAATGAGAGAGGAAAGaaagagttaaaaattaaaaacactaacttctaagatggtttttgtaaaatcgtcttagaatgataattattctaagacggtttttgaaaaattgtcgTAAAATGgtagttttataaaatcatcTTCATTGACAATCTCATATTCATGAAATTGTCACGGTGTGACATTCAAAAACAGTTTCTGCATAACCGTTTTAAAATGtgtgtcataaaaaatatttttttttagtagtggtgGTGTTTTCTAGGAGGATATTATTCACTTGCTTAGGGATTGCAACAAAGCAACAATGGTTTGGCAAACAATAAGTTGGCAACCAGACCCTGACTTCTTAATTGATGATGTTGTTCAATGGATCAAGAGGAATGTTTTTGGATCCAAAGGAGTGTTCTTTGCGATTATTTGGTGGTTCATTTGGAGATCGAGGAATGAAGAGGTGTTTTCAAATAAAGTGTGGACCTCTTGGTATATATATTCAACATCAGATAACATCACTTCATGAAACCATCATTAGCTTGAACAACAACCAACAGGCTCACCCTCGTCAATCCGTTTTGGTTCATTGGTCTCCCCCTCTTCAGCCTTTTCGGGAGCTCAACACCGACGAGAGTTCTTTGGGTAATCCAGGAACCTCAAGTTTTGGCGGAGTGATTCGCGATAATCTTGGTCAGTAGCAACTTGGGTTTTCTGGTTTCTGTGGCTTCACTACTAGTCTTCATGCAGAACATTTCGCGATTTACCATGGTTTGAACATCGCTTGGAACAatgatattcaatttttatttgcgAGTCTGACTCTATGATTGCGTTGAACCTGATCCATAGTAATGATACTTAGTTTCATCCCTACAATGCTCTCATTGACAAGATTTGGCAGTATAAACAGAGGTCGTGGCAGTTGTGTTTTTAGCATGTGCTTCGTCAAGGAAACCAATGTGCACTAAGAAAGGCGTGTCATCCTTGGATGCTTTGAAGTTTTGGCCCTCTTGTCCAAATCCTTTGTTGTAGATTTCTTTTGCCgagtttgtttatatatatatatatatatagtttcccacaaaaaaaaaaactaactactatctaacttataaatttaaaatgaaaaggagGGGCATATTAATTACTTAGTCTGTTAGTCATAACTTCAAATTCGGTAACccctaaaaaaaacttaaatttggtAATTATATGTTTCtaaataattgtaaattttcatatttgaatttattttaaataatttatcatttaaaaattttcggataatatttttttataaatgaaatgagataataaaaatgaatttatattattttaattattttacatcataaaaaatagaattttatgaTTATCTTAAGTAGTAATGTATAGCTTTTCAAATTAAATGGATGTTCCGGCCTTTTTTTAcgaattctttctttcttttttaacgaacgatgttttattaaaattaaaataaataacataatatttaaccaattatttaataaagtacaaaattcttcaatagttaactttattttataagaaaaaaagtttttaaaatcacAATCTAATCCTCTTTTGTGATATTAATATTTGCCTTTCCAGGACAAGTGACTATTGCAAACCATTGGCACCATATTAAAGATAACATGTTTGGAACATTCATAATGGTAACACAATCAAGTTTTGGTAAAGATAACATGTTTGGAACATTCATAATAGTAACACAATCAAGTTTTGGAGGGATAAGTGGATTCCTAATATGGACTCCCTTGAGACTATGATGGTGGATAATATCCCTTATGCTGAACCTAACCTTCCGATTTCAGCTTATGAGGATGACACTGGATGGCCTTGGCCTGCTCTTAATGTTATTATGTCGCCTCAGATTTGTATAGAACTATTGCCATTAATCCCCCTTCAATTCGCAAGGTCTGGATGATGTGCCAATCTAGAAGTGTGCTAAGGACAAGTTATTTTCCATAAAAGCCGCTTATCTTTTCCTTACACAGAATGTCAGTGTGTCTCGAATGTTTTTAGGGTTCAGAATAAAAAGATccctaaataacaaaaacatatttcatGGGTTTGCTTATGAAAGGAAGCATGGACACATGATTGATTCTGACTTGTGTCCTAGACGCAAGAGGGATGTTTCTCATGCGTATTCCTTAGTCTCCCCCcccttaataataaaatattctgtCACACACAAACGCAACGTGAAAATCAAATCCATAAGGAAtatgattatttattaaatatactatattaataaataataaataatggtCAAACAACTTACCCTTGTctcccataaaaaaattaaaaaatacagtaCTGGAAATCTGGAATAAACTTTGAAccaacaatttaaatttaagacatCATTTAAAGCCTGTTGTCGAAAAACACTCCGAATTTAAGACATCAATATCAATTAAAGGgtccctctctctttctctctctctccctctctctctcccccctTTGCTTTTGCTCTTATTTTATGCACTGTACCTTTCCTCCTCTCTCTTCTCCTCTCTGCCTTTTTCCCCCTTCACTCAAAAACCCACTccctttcctttcctttcctttctGCTAAAACATTACCCCAAAAAAAGAGACATTCCCagtttcctttccttttcatCTTCTTTCTCTCCACACCTTTGAATTAGGGTTCTTCTCCCACTCTCTTCAGTCTTCACCACCATTGTTGAAACGTCACAACATTCTCCATAGCTTCACCCTTCTTCGGATCAGCTCAAATGGGTAAGCACAAACTTCTCTTGCTGGCCCTCACTCTCCACCTTCTCCATGTCTCAGCTGCACCTTCCGCTACTTCCCCAGCAAGTAAGACCCCATTCACTTGTGCTCATTCTCTCGCTTCCGTTTCATCAAAGTTTGCTTCTTTTGCTCATAGATAGCTCTGTGTCTTCTTGGTTTCAGAAATTGTTAGTGGGTTTCTCTCCAATGCCGTGCCTGCTTTCACCAAGTGGGTGTGGTCGCTCAAGGCCACCACCAAAACGGGTGTGGATCTGGTGCAAGTTTGGTTTTTGGCTTTGGTTTTGGTAGATGGGTTTTGAAGGTTTGAAATGTGGGTTTTTTTGGGGTTTTTTTTTGCAGCGGTTTCGAGCAGGTCGATGATGAAGTTCGAGAGTGGGTACAACGTGGAGACTGTGTTTGATGGAAGCAAGCTTGGGATCGAGCCTTATGCTGTGGAGGTGTTGCCCAATGGGGAGCTTCTCATTCTTGATTCGGCTAATAGTAACATTTATAGGATTTCATCCTCGCTTTCTTTGTGTAAGTGTGTCACAATGTGGTTTTTGATGGTGGCTTGTGGTTCTAAGTGATTGGTGAAATCCACTTTGTTTAATTGTgatgttttggaaaaaaaatcataggtttgttgctgttgttgagAATTTGAAAGTTCAGCTGCCTTTTGCTGGATCTGGAATGGCGATTAGTTAGTTTTAGGCATATCTAGATTGCTGTCAGTTTGAGTTTGATCCGTTGCATCATATTTTCTGGTGTTTGCATAATGTGATTCTAGATTATGCAACATGATTTGTGATATCTCAGTCActtcaattcatgattatgagcTGAATGAAAATGCATTGCATgattataatgcattttgaactATGTGTCTATGGGACTTGTCTTTTGAGTATAATTGCAGTGCGACTGTAAAGTTTCTTTTGTGTATGTATACATTGTAAGGTGCACCTGATGAAGATAATGTTCGTTGCAATTGTGCAGACAGCCGACCCAAGCTGGTTGCAGGATCAGCTGAAGGGTATTCTGGACATGTTGATGGAAAACTCAGGGAGGCTAGGATGAGTCACCCAAAGGGGATAACTGTTGATGACCGAGGAAATATTTATGTTGCAGATACTACGAATATGGCAATTAGGAAAATTAGTGATTCAGGTATAATAATCTTTCTCCCCCTCTCCCTCTATGCATAGTTAGTATCATAACTATTACATATACTTATCCTTTCTGGAAATTGTAGACAGCTTACAAATCCTATATACGTGTACTCTTACAATGATATTGTAGGCCCGGTTTGATTATATAATTGTTACCGCATGAGTCAAATGTGGGAGCTTTTCATTGAAGATTTCTATTTCAGGGGTCACGACAATTGCTGGTGGAAAATGGAGCCGCGGAGGGGGCCATGTTGATGGACCAAGTGAAGAAGCTAAATTTTCTGGTGACTTTGATGTGGCTTATGTTGGAAGTAGCTGTTCGCTACTCGTCATAGACAGAGGAAACCGAGCCATCAGGGAGATCCAACTCCATTTTGATGATTGTGCTTATCAATATGGCAGTGGATTCCCACTTGGTAAACTAAATCATACATGATTTTCTGTAGAAATTCTGTCAAGTGTTATTGTTAATCAAATTTAGACTGATTGCCTTCAATGTTACAGGGATTGCAATGCTTGTTGGGGCTGGATTCTTTGGTTACATGCTGGCATTACTGCAGCGTAGGCTTGGTACAATTGTGTCATCCCAGGAAGTTAGTGCTTAGTCTTGCCTTATTCCATCTCAAGCATTGCACTGAATGAGACTGATAGTGATATAGacttttttataactaaaatagTCATTAATGAATATGATTGTCCAATTTTAGCATTTCGTGAATAAATTAACTTGCACCAGACATTCTGAATTGTTTGAGAACTACTGTTCTTACACTTTGCAGTAAAAAGCATCTTGTTACTTCCGTTGAGAGCTACATAATGGAATATCTATCTATAGTTTCAAGTTATTACATTTTAACTTTGCATTACCTTTGCAGTGATGGGATGGCAACTACAGCCTCATGATACTGTAGATGCATGctcatgaagagtctataatccatctcatgttttttttttttgcaggctCAGGTTCCAGTAACAGTAACATCTTCGGTTCCTCCAAGTCCATATCAAAAGCCCTTTAAATCTGTCAGGCCTCCTTTAATTCCAGCAGAATGTGAACCTGACAAGCAGGAAGAAGGTTTCTTCGGATCCCTTGGGAAGCTTATTGCCAACACCGGTGTGTCAATGGTGGAGATAATGGGAGGACTATTTCCTTCTTTCAGAAGAAAATCCCTGAGCTACCAATTTCAACGACAACCACTTATCCAGCAACCTCAGAAGCAAGTTAATGCTTGGCCGGTGCAGGAAAGCTTTGTGATCCCCGACGAAGACCAGCCCCCTTCCATCGACACAAGGGCCCCAACCCCACGAAAAACCTATCCTTTCATGTCCAAGGATGCAGAGAAAATGCAACAACTGCGACAAAGCCGAGCATTCTACAGCGGATGGGATGGAGATCTCCAGCAGCAACAGCAACA contains:
- the LOC100816017 gene encoding uncharacterized protein is translated as MGKHKLLLLALTLHLLHVSAAPSATSPAKIVSGFLSNAVPAFTKWVWSLKATTKTAVSSRSMMKFESGYNVETVFDGSKLGIEPYAVEVLPNGELLILDSANSNIYRISSSLSLYSRPKLVAGSAEGYSGHVDGKLREARMSHPKGITVDDRGNIYVADTTNMAIRKISDSGVTTIAGGKWSRGGGHVDGPSEEAKFSGDFDVAYVGSSCSLLVIDRGNRAIREIQLHFDDCAYQYGSGFPLGIAMLVGAGFFGYMLALLQRRLGTIVSSQEAQVPVTVTSSVPPSPYQKPFKSVRPPLIPAECEPDKQEEGFFGSLGKLIANTGVSMVEIMGGLFPSFRRKSLSYQFQRQPLIQQPQKQVNAWPVQESFVIPDEDQPPSIDTRAPTPRKTYPFMSKDAEKMQQLRQSRAFYSGWDGDLQQQQQQKHHHRHQYRSSIPHTYYEQSHETTNEIVFGAVQEQDRKQESVVIKPVDYGESMYEQNIRSRMSSMGYGYRY